The Mycolicibacterium flavescens genome has a segment encoding these proteins:
- the murJ gene encoding integral membrane protein MviN, protein MAVATLVSRLTGFARIVLLATILGAALTSAFSVAYQLPNLIAALVLEATFTAIFVPVLARAERDDPDNGTAFIRRLVTLTTTLLLIITALSVASAPMLVNLMLGSDPEVNRDLTTAFAYLLLPQVLFYGLSSVFMAILNTRNVFGPPAWAPVCNNIVAIVTLGVYLIVPGELSVDPVRMGNAKLLVLGIGMTLGTVTQVLVLLAAIRRERISLRPLWGIDERMKQFGAMASAMVLYVLISQVGLIVGNRIASGAAASGPAIYNYTWLVLQLPFGMIGVTVLTVVMPRLSRNAASNDQRAVLADLSLATRLTMVTLIPIVALMTVGGPAIGSALFAYGNFGEVDANYLGMAITLSAFTLVPYALVLLQLRVFYARQQPWTPILLIVVITTVKIIASLIAPYLTDDPDLVAGYLGTANGLGFVAGAVVGYFLLRANLDPPGGRLLNLQVVRSVLVTIAASLLAAMAGQVADKLFGLESLTRNWGGAGSLLRLVVLGVVMVPVIVGVLLGARVPDAQAAVNAVRRRLGAGARPGTGAGGVAVGAADRPRTRTPLPYPEQRNSSAPGRRHSPPAVRRGPPDPVAGDRTRKGPAVSDEPAGGSAPTPDSATSKIPTGQSDVVADDLRPDVPDPGQTTEFAAENGTTRLPVSGRPPSDYGGDPTREPLAFDPPREPAIEAATSDEDVHLIPGAMVGGGRYRLLVFHGGPPTLQFWQALDTALNRQVALTFVDPDNTLSDETLRDILTRTRKLSSIDMPGIARVLDVVNTGSGGLVVSEWIRGGSLTEVADTSPSPIGGARAMQSLAAAAEAAHRAGVALSLDHPGRVRVSIEGDVALAFPATLPDATPEDDIRGIGAALYALLINRWPLPEHGVRSGLAPADLDSAGQPIEPRAVDRQIPFQISAAAARAVQEGGGIRSAPTLLNLLQQATAIADRTELISPVDEAARSVAPGVAGGADPETEARRRKALMIGLGVGGAIVVVALVVLATVLSRIFGDVGDGLGGDRLGLNDPTTTESAEGSTGSGNIVKPTAVSVFSPEGEADAPSDAPKAIDGDKSTVWPIDTYTDPVPFPNFKNGVGLMLQLPQSTTVGEVDIDLNSTGTAVEIRSAQSPTPSSLADTTVLTPATQLKPGSNTIKVENASPTSNLLVWVSTLGQVNGESRSDIAEVTVRSAS, encoded by the coding sequence ATGGCGGTCGCCACACTGGTCAGCCGGCTCACCGGGTTCGCCCGCATCGTGCTGCTCGCGACGATCCTCGGCGCCGCACTCACCAGCGCGTTCTCTGTGGCCTACCAGCTGCCCAACCTGATCGCGGCACTCGTGCTCGAGGCGACCTTCACCGCGATTTTCGTGCCGGTGCTGGCGCGCGCCGAGCGCGACGATCCCGACAACGGCACGGCGTTCATCCGGCGCCTGGTCACGCTGACGACGACGCTGCTGTTGATCATCACCGCGCTGTCGGTGGCCTCGGCCCCGATGCTCGTCAACCTCATGCTCGGCAGCGATCCCGAAGTCAACCGCGACCTCACCACCGCGTTCGCCTACCTGCTGCTACCGCAGGTGCTGTTCTACGGGTTGTCGTCGGTGTTCATGGCAATCCTCAACACCCGCAACGTGTTCGGGCCACCTGCCTGGGCGCCGGTATGCAACAACATCGTCGCGATCGTGACGCTGGGCGTGTATCTCATTGTCCCCGGCGAACTCTCGGTGGATCCGGTGCGGATGGGCAACGCCAAGCTCCTCGTGCTCGGCATCGGCATGACGCTCGGAACGGTGACGCAGGTCCTGGTCCTGTTGGCCGCGATCCGCCGCGAACGCATCAGCCTTCGCCCGCTGTGGGGCATCGACGAGCGGATGAAGCAGTTCGGCGCGATGGCCTCGGCGATGGTGCTGTACGTGTTGATCAGCCAGGTGGGGTTGATCGTCGGCAACCGAATCGCCAGTGGCGCCGCGGCTTCCGGGCCCGCCATCTACAACTACACGTGGCTGGTGCTGCAGTTGCCATTCGGCATGATCGGGGTGACGGTACTGACCGTCGTGATGCCGCGGTTGAGCCGCAACGCCGCCTCCAACGACCAGCGGGCGGTGCTCGCCGACCTCTCGCTGGCCACCCGGCTGACGATGGTGACGCTCATCCCCATCGTCGCGCTGATGACGGTCGGCGGACCCGCGATCGGCAGCGCGCTGTTCGCCTACGGCAATTTCGGTGAGGTCGACGCCAACTACCTGGGTATGGCGATCACGCTGTCGGCGTTCACGCTTGTCCCGTATGCGCTTGTGCTGCTTCAACTCCGGGTGTTCTACGCGCGACAACAACCGTGGACGCCGATCCTGCTGATCGTCGTGATCACGACCGTCAAGATCATCGCCTCGCTGATCGCGCCCTACCTCACCGACGACCCCGACCTCGTCGCCGGCTACCTCGGAACTGCCAACGGGCTGGGCTTCGTCGCGGGCGCGGTGGTCGGTTACTTCCTGCTGCGCGCCAATCTCGACCCACCGGGCGGCCGGCTCCTCAACCTGCAAGTCGTGCGCTCCGTGCTGGTCACGATCGCCGCCTCGCTGCTCGCCGCGATGGCCGGCCAGGTCGCCGACAAGCTGTTCGGCCTGGAGTCGCTGACGCGGAACTGGGGCGGTGCCGGCTCCCTGCTGCGACTGGTCGTGCTCGGCGTGGTGATGGTGCCGGTCATCGTCGGGGTCCTCCTCGGTGCGCGCGTACCGGATGCCCAGGCGGCCGTGAACGCGGTCCGGCGCCGACTCGGCGCTGGTGCCCGGCCCGGCACCGGGGCCGGCGGGGTAGCTGTCGGGGCCGCCGACCGGCCACGGACGCGCACCCCTCTCCCGTACCCTGAACAGAGGAATTCGTCCGCACCGGGACGTCGGCACAGCCCGCCGGCCGTCCGACGCGGACCACCTGACCCCGTTGCCGGGGACCGGACGCGGAAAGGACCAGCGGTGAGCGACGAACCCGCAGGCGGCTCCGCGCCCACACCCGATTCCGCGACCAGCAAGATTCCGACCGGTCAGTCCGACGTCGTCGCCGACGACCTGCGCCCCGACGTGCCCGATCCCGGTCAGACCACCGAGTTCGCCGCCGAGAACGGCACGACCCGGCTACCGGTATCGGGCCGGCCGCCCTCGGACTACGGCGGTGATCCCACCCGCGAACCCCTCGCGTTCGACCCGCCGCGCGAACCCGCCATCGAGGCCGCCACCTCCGACGAGGACGTCCACCTCATCCCGGGCGCAATGGTCGGTGGCGGCCGCTACCGCCTGCTGGTGTTCCACGGCGGCCCGCCCACGCTGCAGTTCTGGCAGGCACTCGACACTGCGTTGAACCGCCAGGTGGCGCTTACCTTCGTCGACCCGGACAACACCCTGTCCGACGAGACGCTGCGCGACATTCTGACGCGCACCCGCAAGCTGAGCAGCATCGACATGCCCGGCATCGCGAGGGTGCTCGACGTGGTCAACACCGGATCCGGTGGGCTGGTCGTATCGGAGTGGATCCGGGGCGGCTCGTTGACGGAGGTCGCCGACACGTCGCCGTCCCCGATCGGCGGCGCCAGGGCGATGCAGTCGCTGGCGGCGGCTGCCGAGGCCGCGCACCGGGCGGGAGTCGCGCTCTCGCTCGATCACCCGGGGCGGGTCCGGGTCAGCATCGAGGGCGACGTCGCGCTGGCCTTCCCGGCGACGCTGCCCGACGCGACACCCGAGGACGACATCCGCGGGATCGGGGCGGCGCTGTACGCGCTGCTGATCAACCGGTGGCCACTGCCCGAGCACGGTGTGCGCAGCGGCCTGGCCCCCGCCGACCTCGACTCGGCCGGACAACCGATCGAACCGCGCGCAGTCGATCGCCAGATCCCGTTCCAGATCTCGGCCGCGGCGGCGCGGGCCGTGCAGGAGGGCGGCGGCATCCGCAGCGCGCCGACCTTGCTGAATCTGCTCCAGCAGGCGACGGCGATCGCCGATCGCACCGAGCTGATCTCCCCGGTGGATGAAGCCGCCCGCTCGGTGGCCCCGGGCGTTGCCGGCGGTGCCGACCCGGAAACCGAGGCGCGGCGTCGCAAGGCCCTGATGATCGGGCTTGGCGTCGGCGGCGCCATCGTCGTGGTCGCGCTCGTGGTGCTGGCCACGGTGCTGAGCCGGATCTTCGGCGACGTCGGCGACGGCCTGGGCGGCGACCGGCTCGGGCTCAACGACCCGACCACCACAGAGTCGGCCGAAGGCAGCACCGGCAGCGGCAATATCGTCAAACCGACTGCGGTGTCGGTCTTTTCACCCGAGGGTGAGGCCGATGCACCGTCCGATGCGCCGAAGGCGATCGACGGCGACAAGTCCACGGTGTGGCCGATCGACACCTACACAGACCCGGTGCCGTTCCCGAACTTCAAGAACGGCGTCGGGCTGATGCTGCAGCTGCCACAGTCGACCACGGTCGGCGAGGTCGACATCGACCTCAACAGCACCGGCACGGCCGTCGAGATCCGCTCCGCGCAGTCCCCGACACCGTCCTCGCTTGCCGACACCACCGTGCTGACCCCGGCCACCCAGCTCAAACCGGGCTCCAACACCATTAAGGTCGAAAACGCCTCGCCCACCTCCAACCTGCTGGTCTGGGTGTCGACGCTCGGCCAGGTCAACGGCGAGAGCCGGTCGGACATCGCCGAGGTCACGGTCAGGTCGGCGTCGTGA
- a CDS encoding TIGR03084 family protein, producing MAGAAPMVADLRAESDELDGLVADLPAARWAEPTPAEGWTIAHQIAHLLWTDRVALTAVTDEAAFADLLDEAGKNPTGFVDAGAEKLAAMPPADLLDEWRTTRSRLHDELLTVAEGRKLPWFGPPMSAASMATARLMETWAHGLDVADALDVRRPPTARLRSIAHIGVRTRDFAFVVNGRQPPAESFRVELRAPDGSTWSWGPEDADQRVTGSAEDFCMLVTQRRPRAELDVRAVGGDAEQWLGIAQAFAGPPGSGRD from the coding sequence ATGGCTGGTGCCGCGCCGATGGTGGCCGACCTGCGCGCCGAGAGCGACGAACTCGACGGCCTCGTGGCCGATCTTCCCGCCGCGCGGTGGGCCGAACCCACTCCGGCAGAAGGCTGGACGATCGCCCACCAGATCGCGCATCTGCTGTGGACCGACCGTGTCGCGTTGACCGCCGTCACCGACGAGGCCGCGTTCGCCGACCTGCTCGACGAGGCGGGCAAGAACCCGACCGGCTTCGTCGACGCAGGCGCCGAAAAGTTGGCCGCCATGCCGCCAGCGGACCTGCTCGACGAGTGGCGCACGACCCGGTCCCGGTTGCACGACGAGCTGCTGACCGTCGCCGAGGGCCGCAAGCTGCCCTGGTTCGGCCCGCCGATGAGCGCCGCGTCGATGGCGACCGCGCGGCTGATGGAGACGTGGGCGCACGGACTCGACGTCGCCGACGCCCTCGACGTGCGCAGGCCGCCCACGGCGCGGTTGCGCTCGATCGCCCACATCGGCGTGCGTACCCGCGACTTCGCCTTCGTGGTCAACGGCCGTCAGCCGCCTGCCGAATCGTTCCGCGTCGAGTTGCGCGCCCCGGACGGGTCGACGTGGTCGTGGGGACCGGAGGACGCCGACCAGCGGGTCACCGGTTCGGCGGAGGACTTCTGCATGCTCGTGACCCAGCGGCGCCCGCGCGCGGAACTCGATGTGCGCGCCGTCGGCGGCGACGCCGAACAGTGGCTGGGCATCGCGCAGGCGTTCGCCGGCCCGCCGGGGTCTGGCCGCGACTAG
- a CDS encoding putative secreted protein produces MTAAALPRALAALIVLALSALPLVLPPAAAAQSDSTPFLQVRVDRVTPDVVTTTSEPVVTVAGAVLNVGDRPVRDVVVRLEDAAAVRTSTGLRTNLTGDVDQFEPIGEFVPLSPELARGQEVPFTLSYPLRSADRPSLSIDEPGVYPVMVNVNGTPDYGAPARLDDARFLLPVLGVPPDPGAESGDAVTAIAAPDTSKPVRLTLLWPIADRPRLAAGAPGGATPVRLIDDELASSLAPGGRLDTLLSAVEFATSPQVDPDGRVRAATCLAVDPDLLVTVNAMTGGYVVNNGPDAGPGTPTRPGTGQDAAVAWLNRLKNLATGMCVASTIYAQADLDALRRVRDPGLSRIATTAAGDIVDQILGVTSVRGASLVGDGPLTGPAVRLLSDQGGQTVAVAAAESGSNDGTDVADSGVADTEPVRYTPQVVAAPFDPAVGAALAGAGTDPVAPGYLDPSLDIPLQHDSAVARRQDALGAMLWRALSPDVSPRTQILMPPLAWGIGPDDARAMFRAVATAINAGLAEPRPLTAVIGEGSALPPDDMSPLPSDELGDPDARFDDAVVSGIAAITGRLWGLTAALTTDERTGLTGYGYTAPLREDMLRALSQSVPPDTRNGLAQQRLTTVGHTVDDIFGAVTIVNPGGAYTLATERSPLPLALRNDLPVPIRVRLDVDAPPGMTVTDMGEIVLPPGYLPLRVPIEVHFTQRVAVDVALRTVNGLTLGEPVRLSVHSNAYGKVLFFITLSAGAVLVLLAGRRLWHRFRGQPDPADLDRPDPLEVALHYDDDTDAPLSRAGRRGSGTRGGAG; encoded by the coding sequence GTGACCGCCGCAGCGCTGCCGCGCGCGCTGGCCGCGCTGATCGTGCTGGCGCTGAGCGCCCTACCGCTCGTCCTACCGCCGGCCGCCGCCGCCCAATCTGATTCGACGCCGTTCCTTCAGGTCCGCGTCGACCGCGTCACCCCCGACGTGGTGACCACCACCAGCGAGCCGGTGGTCACCGTGGCCGGCGCCGTCCTCAACGTCGGCGACCGGCCGGTGCGCGATGTGGTCGTTCGGTTGGAGGATGCCGCGGCGGTGCGGACGTCGACCGGCCTGCGCACCAACCTCACCGGCGACGTCGACCAGTTCGAGCCGATCGGCGAGTTCGTCCCGCTCTCGCCCGAACTCGCTCGCGGACAAGAGGTTCCGTTCACCCTGTCCTACCCCCTGCGGTCGGCCGACCGGCCCTCGCTCAGCATTGACGAGCCGGGGGTGTACCCGGTGATGGTCAACGTCAACGGCACCCCCGACTACGGCGCGCCCGCCCGCCTCGACGACGCCCGCTTCCTCCTGCCGGTGCTCGGCGTCCCACCCGACCCGGGCGCCGAGTCAGGTGACGCGGTCACGGCGATCGCAGCGCCCGACACGTCCAAGCCGGTCCGGCTGACGCTGTTGTGGCCGATCGCCGACCGGCCGCGGCTGGCCGCGGGCGCACCGGGCGGCGCCACGCCGGTACGGCTCATCGACGATGAGCTGGCGTCCTCCCTGGCACCGGGCGGGCGCCTCGACACGCTCCTGTCGGCTGTCGAGTTCGCCACCAGCCCCCAGGTCGATCCCGACGGACGGGTGCGCGCCGCGACCTGTCTGGCGGTCGACCCCGATCTGCTCGTCACCGTCAACGCGATGACGGGCGGCTACGTCGTCAACAACGGCCCCGACGCGGGGCCCGGCACCCCCACCCGACCCGGCACCGGACAAGACGCGGCGGTGGCGTGGCTGAACCGGCTCAAGAACCTGGCGACGGGCATGTGCGTCGCCTCCACCATCTACGCGCAGGCCGACCTCGACGCGCTCCGCCGCGTCCGCGACCCCGGGCTCAGCCGGATAGCGACCACCGCCGCGGGCGACATCGTCGACCAGATCCTGGGCGTCACCTCGGTGCGCGGCGCCAGCCTGGTCGGCGACGGTCCGCTGACCGGCCCCGCGGTGCGTCTGCTGTCGGACCAGGGCGGCCAGACGGTGGCCGTCGCAGCCGCCGAATCGGGCTCGAACGACGGCACCGACGTCGCGGACTCCGGCGTCGCCGACACCGAACCGGTCCGCTACACACCGCAGGTCGTCGCGGCGCCGTTCGACCCGGCCGTCGGGGCGGCGCTCGCCGGCGCGGGCACCGATCCTGTGGCGCCGGGATATCTGGACCCGTCGCTGGACATCCCGCTGCAACACGATTCGGCGGTGGCCCGGCGCCAGGACGCCCTGGGGGCCATGCTGTGGCGCGCCCTCAGTCCGGACGTCTCCCCGCGCACCCAGATCCTGATGCCGCCGCTGGCGTGGGGCATCGGCCCCGACGACGCCCGGGCGATGTTCCGGGCGGTTGCCACGGCGATCAACGCCGGGCTCGCCGAGCCGCGACCGCTCACCGCGGTGATCGGCGAAGGCAGCGCCCTCCCGCCCGACGACATGTCCCCGCTGCCCAGCGACGAGCTGGGCGACCCCGACGCCCGGTTCGACGACGCCGTCGTGTCGGGCATCGCCGCGATCACCGGGCGGCTGTGGGGGCTGACCGCGGCGCTGACCACCGACGAACGCACGGGGTTGACCGGATACGGCTACACCGCCCCGCTGCGCGAGGACATGCTGCGCGCACTGAGCCAGTCGGTGCCGCCCGACACCCGCAACGGCCTTGCGCAACAACGACTCACGACGGTCGGACACACCGTCGACGACATCTTCGGAGCGGTCACGATCGTCAACCCGGGTGGGGCCTACACGCTGGCGACCGAACGCAGCCCGCTGCCGCTGGCGTTGCGCAACGACCTGCCGGTTCCGATACGGGTCCGCCTCGACGTCGACGCGCCACCGGGGATGACGGTCACCGACATGGGCGAGATCGTGCTGCCACCGGGCTACCTTCCGCTGCGGGTCCCCATCGAGGTGCACTTCACCCAGCGCGTCGCCGTCGACGTCGCGCTGCGCACGGTCAACGGTCTGACGCTCGGGGAACCGGTGCGGCTTTCGGTGCACTCGAACGCCTACGGCAAGGTGCTGTTCTTCATCACGCTCTCGGCGGGCGCCGTCCTGGTGCTGCTGGCCGGGCGTCGGCTCTGGCACCGGTTCCGCGGACAGCCCGATCCCGCCGACCTCGACCGTCCCGACCCACTCGAAGTCGCGCTGCACTACGACGACGACACCGACGCACCCCTGAGCCGGGCCGGACGCCGAGGCTCGGGCACCCGCGGCGGTGCCGGGTGA
- a CDS encoding ADP-ribose pyrophosphatase → MSDGEQAKPRRRRGRRRGRRAAGPPEAAPDPSAQRRHPIPQPPAGQTNAAPKNGAAVDGNKDTKGGQSKKSRPRRPPDRLRTVHETSAGGLVIDGIDGPKESQVAALIGRIDRRGRMLWSLPKGHIEMGETAEQTAVREVAEETGVQGSVLAALGSIDYWFVTEGRRVHKTVHHYLMRFLGGELSDEDVEVTEVAWVPLKELPKRLAYADERRLAEVAGELIDKLHAHGPSALPPLPRSSPRRRPQTHSHTRNRRPDERAQPSPGAERWGHRPPEGQGDEWGKMQPDRRTNGCGQGS, encoded by the coding sequence GTGTCGGACGGCGAACAGGCCAAACCACGACGGCGCCGAGGGCGACGTCGTGGCCGACGCGCGGCAGGCCCGCCCGAGGCGGCGCCCGACCCGTCGGCGCAGCGCCGCCACCCCATCCCGCAGCCCCCGGCCGGCCAGACCAACGCCGCACCGAAGAACGGTGCCGCCGTCGACGGAAACAAGGACACCAAGGGTGGGCAGTCCAAGAAGTCGCGGCCGCGGCGGCCACCCGACCGGCTGCGCACTGTCCACGAAACTTCGGCGGGCGGCCTGGTCATCGACGGTATCGACGGCCCCAAGGAGAGTCAGGTCGCCGCGCTGATCGGCCGCATCGACCGGCGCGGGCGCATGTTGTGGTCGCTGCCCAAAGGCCATATCGAGATGGGTGAGACCGCCGAGCAGACCGCTGTCCGCGAGGTCGCCGAGGAGACCGGTGTGCAGGGCAGCGTGCTCGCCGCGCTGGGCAGCATCGACTACTGGTTCGTCACCGAGGGCCGCCGCGTCCACAAGACCGTGCACCACTACCTGATGCGTTTCCTCGGCGGTGAACTGTCCGACGAGGACGTCGAAGTCACCGAGGTGGCGTGGGTGCCGCTCAAGGAGCTTCCCAAGCGGCTGGCGTACGCCGACGAACGCCGCCTCGCCGAGGTCGCGGGCGAGCTGATCGACAAGCTGCACGCCCACGGCCCGTCCGCGCTGCCGCCGCTGCCCCGCTCGTCGCCGCGGCGCCGCCCCCAGACGCACTCGCACACCCGCAACCGTCGTCCCGACGAACGCGCCCAACCGTCCCCGGGGGCCGAGCGGTGGGGGCACCGCCCGCCCGAAGGGCAGGGCGACGAGTGGGGAAAGATGCAGCCCGACCGCCGGACGAACGGTTGCGGACAGGGCTCGTGA
- a CDS encoding pullulanase, which yields MEPAAVAVRLIVMDYCLGDGDGSATIWSATPDVDVDGDGVFEAVGLDFDGDGMLDDAMADLDDDGIAERLVRDHADAATHFADDGTGTWTLSVERGLRWFGLDGVEQFGGPTVDLDADGHVDDRLVDVDADGLADRVLAGENAYVDADADGKWDFKLTDSDGDGRADSAVEL from the coding sequence GTGGAACCCGCCGCGGTTGCGGTGCGTCTCATCGTCATGGACTACTGCCTCGGTGACGGCGACGGCTCAGCGACGATCTGGTCCGCGACGCCCGACGTGGATGTCGACGGTGACGGCGTATTCGAAGCGGTCGGGCTCGACTTCGACGGCGACGGCATGCTCGACGACGCGATGGCCGACCTGGACGACGACGGTATCGCCGAGCGCCTCGTGCGCGACCATGCCGACGCCGCAACCCATTTCGCCGACGACGGCACCGGAACTTGGACGCTCAGCGTCGAGCGCGGGCTGCGCTGGTTCGGCCTCGACGGGGTCGAGCAATTCGGTGGGCCGACGGTCGACCTGGACGCCGACGGCCACGTCGACGACCGCCTGGTGGACGTCGACGCAGACGGGCTCGCCGATCGGGTGCTCGCCGGCGAGAACGCCTACGTCGACGCCGATGCCGACGGCAAATGGGACTTCAAGCTGACCGACAGTGACGGCGACGGCCGCGCCGATTCGGCCGTCGAACTGTGA
- the cca gene encoding tRNA adenylyltransferase, with the protein MPAFSTDAELLATAQVELNRHGEVLRELGRLFADAGHELYLVGGSVRDALLGRALTDLDFTTDARPEQMQKLLRPWADSLWDTGIEFGTLGVGRGDKRLEITTYRADTYDQVSRNPEVRFGDNLDDDLVRRDFTANAMAVRITADGPADFHDPLNGLAALRAKLLDTPAAPEVSFGDDPLRMLRAARFVSQLEFTVAPRVISALVEMATQLGRITAERVAAELDKLLLGADPVAGVDLMVQTGLGDVVLPEVGAMRMAIDEHHQHKDVYWHSLTVLRQAIALEDDGPDLVLRWAALLHDIGKPATRKHEPDGGVSFHHHEVVGAKMARKRLRALKYSKQMVDDVSQLVYLHLRFHGYGGGKWTDSAVRRYVTDAGPLLPRLHKLVRADCTTRNKRRAARLQANYDDLEQRIAELAEKEDLARVRPDLDGNEIMEILGIPAGPQVGQAWQYLKELRLDRGPLPRDEAVEELLAWWNARGGQ; encoded by the coding sequence GTGCCCGCCTTCTCCACCGACGCCGAACTCCTTGCCACCGCGCAAGTGGAGCTGAACCGCCACGGCGAGGTGCTGCGCGAACTCGGCAGGCTGTTCGCCGACGCCGGCCACGAGCTGTATCTCGTCGGCGGCAGCGTCCGTGACGCGCTGCTGGGCCGTGCGCTGACCGACCTCGACTTCACCACCGACGCCCGTCCCGAGCAGATGCAGAAATTGCTGCGGCCGTGGGCCGACTCGCTGTGGGACACCGGCATCGAATTCGGCACCCTCGGCGTCGGCAGGGGCGACAAGCGTCTCGAGATCACCACCTACCGCGCCGACACCTACGACCAGGTGTCCCGCAATCCGGAGGTGCGGTTCGGCGACAACCTCGACGACGACCTGGTGCGACGCGACTTCACCGCCAACGCGATGGCCGTGCGCATCACCGCCGACGGACCCGCCGATTTCCACGACCCGCTCAACGGCCTGGCGGCGCTGCGCGCCAAGCTGCTCGACACCCCCGCCGCACCCGAGGTGTCCTTCGGCGACGACCCGCTGCGCATGCTGCGCGCCGCACGCTTCGTCTCGCAGCTGGAGTTCACCGTCGCGCCGCGCGTGATCAGCGCGCTGGTGGAGATGGCGACGCAGCTGGGACGCATCACCGCCGAGCGGGTGGCCGCCGAATTGGACAAGCTGCTGCTCGGCGCCGATCCGGTCGCGGGCGTCGACCTGATGGTGCAGACCGGGCTGGGCGATGTGGTGCTGCCCGAGGTCGGCGCGATGCGCATGGCGATCGACGAACACCACCAGCACAAAGACGTCTACTGGCATTCGCTGACCGTCTTGCGGCAAGCGATCGCGCTCGAGGACGACGGACCCGACCTGGTGTTGCGCTGGGCGGCGCTGCTGCACGACATCGGCAAGCCCGCCACCCGCAAGCACGAACCCGACGGCGGGGTGAGCTTTCACCATCACGAGGTCGTCGGCGCGAAGATGGCGCGCAAACGGTTGCGCGCGCTCAAGTACTCCAAGCAGATGGTCGACGACGTATCGCAGCTGGTGTACCTGCACCTGCGGTTCCACGGCTACGGCGGCGGCAAGTGGACGGATTCGGCGGTGCGCCGGTACGTGACCGACGCCGGTCCACTGCTGCCGCGGCTGCACAAGTTGGTACGCGCCGACTGCACCACGCGCAACAAGCGTCGCGCGGCCCGGCTCCAGGCCAACTACGACGACCTCGAGCAGCGGATCGCCGAACTCGCCGAGAAGGAGGACCTCGCGCGGGTGCGCCCCGACCTCGACGGCAACGAGATCATGGAGATCCTCGGCATCCCCGCTGGCCCCCAGGTCGGTCAGGCGTGGCAGTACCTCAAGGAGCTGCGCCTGGACCGCGGACCGCTGCCTCGCGACGAGGCCGTCGAGGAACTGCTGGCGTGGTGGAACGCCCGCGGCGGGCAGTAA
- a CDS encoding major facilitator superfamily transporter — protein sequence MPHFRAPAAVWRSVRSLPEFRRLLELRLVSQFGDGLFAAGLAGAILFNPQRAAEPWAIAGAFAVLFLPYSLLGPFAGALLDRWDRRLVLVAANAGRLVLVLAVAQLLESGAGDLAILCCALIVNGFTRFVSSGLSAALPHVVPREQVVAMNSVAIATGAAAAFLGANFMLLPRWLFGADDAGAAVIILIVAAPVALALWLAWRFPPRMLGPDDSARAVHGSVLYAVATGWVHGVKTVIAVPAVAATLTGLAAHRMVFGINSLLVLVMVRHTDTQQVAGLGTAVLFVAATGAGAFIAAAVMPVAVRRWGRYATANGALAIAALVQLAGSGLQLAMMVVCGFLLGMAGQVVKLCADNAMQLDVDDGLRGHVFTVQDSLFWMAFIGAIALTASVIPPDGHQPALALAGVGVYLAGLAAHAAIARRAAPTPG from the coding sequence GTGCCCCATTTCCGCGCGCCCGCCGCCGTCTGGCGGTCGGTGCGCAGCCTGCCCGAGTTTCGGCGTCTGCTGGAACTGCGGCTGGTAAGTCAGTTCGGCGACGGCCTGTTCGCGGCGGGGTTGGCGGGCGCGATTTTGTTCAATCCGCAGCGCGCCGCAGAACCGTGGGCGATCGCCGGCGCGTTCGCGGTGCTGTTCCTGCCCTACTCGCTGCTCGGCCCGTTCGCCGGCGCGCTGCTCGACCGCTGGGATCGTCGGCTGGTGCTGGTCGCGGCGAACGCCGGCCGCCTGGTGCTGGTGCTGGCCGTCGCGCAGCTGCTCGAATCCGGCGCGGGCGACCTGGCGATCCTGTGCTGCGCGCTGATCGTCAACGGGTTCACCCGCTTCGTGTCGTCGGGGTTGTCGGCGGCGCTGCCGCACGTGGTACCCAGAGAACAAGTGGTGGCGATGAACTCGGTTGCGATCGCGACCGGTGCCGCGGCCGCGTTCCTCGGTGCCAACTTCATGCTGCTGCCCCGTTGGCTGTTCGGCGCCGACGACGCAGGCGCCGCCGTCATCATCTTGATCGTGGCCGCCCCGGTGGCGCTGGCGCTGTGGCTGGCGTGGCGTTTCCCGCCGCGGATGCTGGGGCCCGACGACAGTGCGCGTGCCGTACACGGCTCGGTGCTCTACGCGGTCGCCACCGGCTGGGTGCACGGCGTGAAAACCGTGATCGCGGTGCCCGCGGTGGCCGCCACGCTGACCGGGCTGGCTGCGCATCGGATGGTGTTCGGGATCAACAGCCTGCTGGTGCTGGTGATGGTGCGCCACACCGACACTCAACAGGTCGCCGGGCTGGGCACCGCGGTGCTGTTCGTCGCGGCGACCGGCGCGGGGGCCTTCATCGCCGCCGCGGTCATGCCGGTGGCGGTGCGCCGCTGGGGCCGGTACGCCACGGCCAACGGCGCGTTGGCGATCGCTGCGCTGGTCCAGCTGGCCGGGTCCGGGCTGCAGCTGGCGATGATGGTGGTGTGCGGGTTTCTGCTCGGCATGGCCGGTCAGGTGGTCAAGCTGTGCGCGGACAACGCGATGCAACTCGACGTCGACGACGGCCTGCGTGGCCACGTTTTCACCGTGCAGGACTCGCTGTTCTGGATGGCATTCATCGGCGCGATCGCGTTGACGGCGAGCGTGATTCCTCCGGACGGACACCAACCCGCGCTGGCGTTGGCCGGAGTCGGCGTATACCTCGCCGGTCTGGCCGCGCACGCGGCGATCGCGAGACGGGCGGCTCCGACCCCGGGTTAA